A single genomic interval of Dromiciops gliroides isolate mDroGli1 chromosome 1, mDroGli1.pri, whole genome shotgun sequence harbors:
- the RGL3 gene encoding LOW QUALITY PROTEIN: ral guanine nucleotide dissociation stimulator-like 3 (The sequence of the model RefSeq protein was modified relative to this genomic sequence to represent the inferred CDS: inserted 7 bases in 5 codons; substituted 1 base at 1 genomic stop codon) gives MERPQAKELALAPLQEWGEEEVDGAVYNVTLRRQRSQRPGPGRGQAPDPGRSEDFVHYRTCKVRALRAAPLERLVLELVRGDHEQDPAFVPAFLATHRAFVPTAHVLGLLLPPRQTPHPQGKRQGEQGQGHSELSQEQESRALIAVLGSWLLDHPQDFRDPPAHANLVRVCTFLSWAAPEGPESQEAEKLLKHFQEEEEEEEEGAKKAPEVPEPSHYEFPGPENPLEEEEEEHIKEGPELLDFSVDEVAEQLTLMDMELFSRVCLWECLGSVWSHRDKAGGRGTAPSVRATVAQFNAVTSCVLSSVLVGPGLPPPHRAQRLEKWIFIAQRCRELRNFSSLRAILSALQSNPIYRLKRSWGAVSREPMSIYRKLSNIFSDENNHLNSREILSKEEAPLISPEEEIAPGVPPVKVPPGPIPYLGTFLTDLVMLDTALPDLLEGDLINFEKRRKEWEILSRIQHLQRRCGSYSLLSRPPVLAAFRAQRPLSEEQSYRLSRXIEPPAASCPTSPRIRQRISLTKRLSACLGERGSSPNHQPGDXPPPSPSLSSGSYPRQPWRWDPLTLXPPSSPGATGLGHKGTQELPWDLKLLSSSSPHLPGSSGRASHPGQQPPEACVIRVSIDHDPGNLYRSIWXGGGLTSQDKVXGVVLRALQKLHLEQHSPXDYQLFQVLPGDRELLIPDNANVFYAMSPASPGDFVLRKKVGARSPP, from the exons ATGGAGCGGCCCCAGGCGAAGGAGCTCGCCCTG GCGCCTCTCCAGGAGTGGGGCGAAGAGGAGGTGGACGGAGCCGTGTACAATGTCACCCTGCGGAGACAGCGCAGCCAGCGGCCCGGCCCGGGTAGGGGCCAG GCTCCGGATCCCGGGCGCTCCGAAGATTTTGTGCACTATCGCACCTGCAAAGTTCGGGCGCTTCGCGCAGCGCCCCTAGAGCGGCTGGTGCTGGAACTGGTGCGGGGGGACCACGAACAAGACCCGGCCTTCGTGCCCGCCTTCCTGGCCACGCACCGGGCTTTTGTCCCCACCGCCCACGTACTGGGCCTCCTGCTGCCGCCTCGGCAGACCCCACATCCCCAAGG AAAAAGACAGGGGGAGCAAGGTCAAGGTCACTCAGAGCTGAGCCAAGAGCAGGAGTCCAG GGCCCTGATAGCTGTACTGGGCTCCTGGCTGCTGGATCACCCCCAGGACTTCAGAGATCCCCCTGCCCACGCCAACTTGGTCCGGGTTTGTACCTTTCTGAGTTGGGCAGCACCAGAGGGGCCAGAGAGCCAAGAAGCTGAGAAGCTACTGAAGCACTtccaagaggaggaagaggaggaggaagagggggccaAGAAGGCCCCGGAAGTGCCAGAGCCTTCTCACTATG AGTTTCCAGGCCCAGAAAATCccctggaggaggaagaagaagaacatATTAAGGAGGGCCCAGAGCTGCTGGATTTCAGTGTGGATGAAGTAGCTGAGCAGCTGACCCTGATGGATATG GAACTTTTTTCTCGAGTATGCCTTTGGGAGTGCCTCGGCTCTGTGTGGTCTCATCGGGATAAAGCAGGGGGCCGTGGGACTGCCCCCTCTGTCCGGGCCACTGTGGCCCAGTTCAACGCAGTAACTAGTTGTGTCCTGAGCTCAGTGCTGGTGGGACCaggactgccccctccccatcggGCCCAACGACTGGAGAAGTGGATCTTCATTGCTCAG CGCTGTAGGGAGTTGAGGAATTTCTCATCCCTGCGAGCCATCCTCTCAGCACTGCAGTCCAACCCCATATACAGACTCAAGAGGAGTTGGGGAGCTGTGAGCCG gGAGCCGATGTCTATATACCGGAAACTCTCCAATATTTTCTCTGATGAGAACAATCACCTTAATAGTCGAGAGATTCTCTCCAAG GAAGAGGCCCCCTTGATTTCCCCTGAAGAGGAGATAGCTCCAGGAGTTCCTCCTGTG AAAGTGCCCCCTGGTCCCATCCCCTACCTGGGTACCTTCCTCACTGACCTTGTCATGCTGGACACGGCACTGCCTGACCTACTGGAG GGAGATCTTATCAACTTTGAGAAACGTCGGAAG GAGTGGGAGATCCTGTCCCGGATCCAGCACCTTCAGCGTCGCTGTGGGAGCTATAGCCTGTTATCGAGGCCACCTGTTCTGGCTGCTTTCCGTGCCCAGCGCCCCCTCAGCGAGGAGCAGAG TTACCGCCTGTCCC TCATCGAGCCTCCAGCTGCCTCCTGTCCCACCTCCCCCAGGATCCGGCAACGGATAAGTCTCACTAAAAGACTTAGTGC CTGTCTCGGGGAAAGGGGCTCCTCTCCCAACCACCAGCCTGGGGA TCCTCCTCCCAGCCCCAG TCTCTCTTCAGGTTCCTACCCACGCCAGCCCTGGAGATGGGACCCCCTGACCC ACCCTCCTTCATCCCCGGGGGCAACTGGTCTGGGACACAAG GGTACCCAGGAGCTGCCCTGGGACCTGAAGCTCCTGAGCTCCAGCAGCCCTCACCTCCCCGGGAGCAGCGGCCGCGCTTCCCACCCAGGACAGCAGCCTCCGGAAGCCTGTGTCATCAGAGTCAGCATTGACCACGACCCTGGCAACTTGTATCGGAGCATTTGGTAAGGAGGAGGA CTCACTAGCCAGGACAAAG CAGGTGTGGTTCTCCGAGCCCTTCAGAAGCTGCACCTGGAGCAGCACAGCCC TGACTATCAGCTGTTCCAGGTCTTGCCTGGGGACCGGG AGCTCCTGATCCCAGACAATGCCAATGTGTTCTATGCCATGAGCCCAGCGAGCCCCGGGGATTTCGTGCTGCGGAAGAAGGTGGGAGCTCGGTCCCCACCCTGA
- the EPOR gene encoding LOW QUALITY PROTEIN: erythropoietin receptor (The sequence of the model RefSeq protein was modified relative to this genomic sequence to represent the inferred CDS: inserted 3 bases in 3 codons; deleted 3 bases in 3 codons; substituted 1 base at 1 genomic stop codon): MERAGPPHWPGIGSLCVLLSAGAAWATPAPQWELKHEPVLEGPLFESKVTLLLAEEKEKPMCFTQRLEDLVCFWEETASLGSRNYSFFYHLEEELWKPCTLQVVWTGRGTIRYTCPFPLSDASSFIPLELKVLAMPNGTELRRTIYINEVVFLDPPSGLTVQQTETPGQVVLHWFPPPMAQVTKDIHYEVRYSEAAGTTEQRMDVQEGRTDCVIANLRGHTHYTFTVRAKMAEPSYSGYWSSWSLPVTVLIASELDPLILGMSGILTIILLLLVILGLLSQRRFLKQMFWPGIPSPEHGFEGLFTIHRGNFQLWLGQSDACLWWGPLGAYLXEXPARLEVLSERCWVAPAEPAREEEPLLLPEARQLAQGAKDDYLCAGHKGCCPTVQLLGPWAPGPFSLRGSGTSASRPWKVQGDLATETEAKSGSSSMASISTLGPEQEEQVLAANFEYTILDPVLSCLCPRAXPPSLALSPPTFKYLYPVVSDSGISADYSSGGSQGXPGSSPEGLYSNLYENSRLQPNPEPLPPSYVALFLVGSFGGWLVRATAGSLSTRSQLQEGRRKEAGFILFPSSFSHRAMGRGKA, encoded by the exons ATGGAACGAGCTGGGCCCCCCCACTGGCCTGGAATTGGGTCCCTCTGCGTCCTGCTCAGTGCAGGGGCTGCCTGGGCAACCCCTGCACCTCAGTGGGAACTGAAGCATGAGCCAGTGCTGGAAGGTCCCTTGTTTGAGAGCAAAG TCACTCTCTTGTTggctgaagagaaagagaagcccATGTGCTTCACACAGAGGTTGGAGGACCTGGTCTGCTTCTGGGAAGAGACGGCCAGCTTGGGGTCCAGGAACTACAGCTTCTTCTACCACTTAGA GGAGGAATTATGGAAACCCTGCACACTGCAGGTTGTCTGGACAGGAAGGGGCACGATCCGCTACACCTGCCCCTTCCCCCTGTCTGACGCCTCCAGCTTCATCCCACTAGAGCTGAAGGTCTTGGCCATGCCCAATGGCACGGAGCTCCGGAGGACCATCTATATCAATGAAGTAG TGTTTCTAGACCCACCCTCTGGCTTAACCGTCCAGCAGACAGAGACCCCCGGCCAGGTGGTCCTTCACTGGTTCCCACCCCCGATGGCCCAGGTGACCAAAGACATCCACTATGAGGTCAGGTACTCAGAAGCGGCTGGCACCACGGAACAGAGG ATGGACGTCCAGGAAGGCAGGACCGACTGTGTTATTGCCAACCTCCGTGGGCACACTCACTATACCTTTACTGTTCGGGCGAAGATGGCAGAGCCCAGCTATAGTGGCTACTGGAGCTCCTGGTCCCTGCCTGTCACAGTGTTGATAGCTAGTG AACTGGACCCTCTGATCCTGGGCATGTCTGGGATACTCACCATCATTCTGCTCTTGCTAGTCATCCTGGGCCTCCTCTCACAACGCAG gTTTCTGAAACAGATGTTTTGGCCCGGCATCCCTAGCCCAGAGCATGGATTCGAGGGCCTCTTCACCATCCACAGAGGCAACTTCCAG CTGTGGCTGGGACAGAGTGAC GCCTGTTTGTGGTGGGGGCCGCTCGGCGCTTACCTGTGAG CGCCAGCCAGGCTGGAGGTGCTCTCCGAGCGCTGTTGGGTGGCCCCTGCTGAGCCGGCCCGGGAAGAGGAG CCCCTGCTGTTGCCAGAGGCCCGCCAGCTGGCCCAGGGAGCCAAGGACGACTACCTCTGTGCTGGACACAAGGGCTGCTGCCCCACAGTCCAGCTGCTGGGCCCCTGGGCGCCGGGCCCCTTCAGCCTTCGGGGCTCAGGCACCAGTGCAAGCCGGCCCTGGAAGGTGCAGGGGGACCTGGCCACAGAGACAGAGGCCAAGTCTGGCTCTTCTTCA ATGGCCTCCATCTCCACCCTAGGACCTGAGCAGGAAGAACAGGTGTTGGCTGCCAACTTTGAGTACACCATCCTGGATCCAGTTCTCAGCTGCCTCTGTCCTCGAG TCCCACCCTCTCTGGCCCTGAGTCCCCCGACCTTCAAGTATCTCTATCCCGTAGTGTCAGACTCTGGAATCTCAGCCGACTACAGTTCTGGCGGCTCCCAGG CCCCTGGCAGCTCACCTGAGGGCCTCTACAGCAACCTGTATGAGAACAGCCGTCTCCAGCCCAACCCAGAGCCTCTGCCCCCAAGCTATGTGGCCTTGTTCCTAGTGGGCAGCTTCGGAGGCTGGTTAGTCAGGGCCACAGCTGGCAGCCTCTCCACTAGGAGTCAGCtgcaggaagggaggaggaaggaggcaggcttcattctctttccttcctcattctccCACAGGGCCATGGGCAGGGGGAAGGCATAG